The following proteins are co-located in the Solanum pennellii chromosome 1, SPENNV200 genome:
- the LOC107016960 gene encoding putative receptor-like protein kinase At4g00960 — MYETRTLLNCTSLSLVVHKSAVKQQSNHMFSAFPPAEWNKMNFTQGCRRNTSLNYNDKDVLVKNTELKLPDKATYWGMLYPQDCEHKCLLERSCTAYTSINGTKCVVWLTDLLDMRRSQRAGNDIFIRMANGKQDAPVSHGKRKLSEGSISLIFVLVLTVVISFSFIGYACRSTHTKVPDEPEINQPENSIGALLQGTDVIAYDSSDLAAATNNFSPSNKIGHGGFGDVYKGVLENGIEIAVKKQDVALRQGVEEFENEVKLIANLQHRNLTKLLGYCIHGIEKLLVYEFMANKSLDKVIFYAARRATITWPTRLNIIKGISRGLVYMHHDSRLTVIHRDLKASNVLLDSEMTPKISDFGLAREFEEDVEIKTHRVAGTYGYMSPEYIQAGHYSTKSDVFSFGILALEIVSGQRNSLYRHPTYDIGLVGYAWKLWNEGNAIELLDPLIDKPDDLNEVVSLLGFCVVNGDPKTDLQWFRWFPYWRRMKC; from the exons ATGTATGAAACACGCACACTGCTTAATTGCACTTCACTCTCACTAGTTGTCCATAAAAGTGCTGTGAAACAACAGAGCAATCATATGTTTTCAGCTTTTCCACCAGCAGAATGGAACAAGATGAATTTTACGCAAGGATGTAGAAGAAACACCTCACTTAATTATAATGATAAAGACGTGCTTGTCAAGAACACTGAACTGAAGTTGCCTGATAAAGCTACATACTGGGGAATGTTGTACCCCCAGGACTGTGAACACAAGTGCTTACTCGAAAGATCGTGTACGGCCTATACTAGTATCAATGGAACCAAATGTGTCGTTTGGTTGACAGATTTACTGGATATGAGACGTTCACAGAGAGCAGGGAACGACATTTTTATACGGATGGCAAATGGAAAACAAG ATGCACCTGTTTCCCATGGGAAAAGAAAATTGAGTGAGGGATCGATATCACTGATTTTTGTATTAGTTCTGACAGTAGTTATCTCATTTTCATTTATTGGGTATGCATGTCGATCAACGCATACAAAGGTGCCAG ATGAACCAGAAatcaatcaaccagaaaattcTATAGGAGCTTTGCTGCAGGGAACAGATGTCATTGCATATGATTCCAGTGATCTAGCTGCAGCCACTAACAATTTCTCCCCGTCTAATAAGATAGGGCATGGTGGCTTTGGCGATGTATATAag GGTGTACTGGAGAATGGAATCGAAATAGCAGTGAAGAAGCAAGACGTGGCTTTGCGTCAAGGAGTTGAGGAGTTCGAAAATGAAGTCAAATTAATTGCAAACCTACAGCATCGTAATCTGACGAAGTTGTTGGGATACTGCATTCATGGAATAGAAAAACTCCTCGTCTATGAGTTCATGGCAAATAAAAGCCTAGACAAGGTCATATTTT ATGCTGCAAGAAGGGCTACAATAACATGGCCAACGCGCTTAAACATTATCAAAGGAATCTCAAGAGGACTAGTTTACATGCATCATGACTCGAGGTTGACAGTAATCCACCGGGACCTAAAAGCTAGCAATGTCTTGTTAGACAGTGAGATGACACCCAAGATATCCGACTTTGGGTTGGCAAGGGAATTTGAAGAAGATGTTGAAATCAAGACTCACCGTGTAGCTGGAACATA TGGCTATATGTCTCCTGAATATATTCAAGCTGGACATTATTCAACAAAATCAGATGTGTTCAGTTTTGGAATTTTGGCATTGGAGATTGTGAGTGGCCAAAGGAATTCGCTTTATCGGCACCCAACCTATGATATTGGTTTAGTAGGCTAT GCTTGGAAATTATGGAATGAAGGGAATGCCATAGAATTACTGGATCCACTGATAGATAAACCAGATGATTTGAATGAAGTTGTATCCTTGTTGGGATTTTGTGTTGTCAACGGCGATCCCAAGACAGACCTTCAATGGTTCAGGTGGTTTCCTTACTGGAGGAGAATGAAATGTTGA